A section of the Rhizobium sp. BG4 genome encodes:
- the grxC gene encoding glutaredoxin 3, which translates to MVPVTIYTRQFCGYCARAKSLLEEKGVDYVEHDATFSPDLRQEMIGKSNGRTTFPQIFIGSEHVGGCDDLFALDRAGKLDPMLAA; encoded by the coding sequence ATGGTACCCGTTACGATCTATACACGGCAGTTCTGCGGCTATTGCGCCCGCGCCAAGTCCCTGCTCGAAGAGAAGGGTGTCGATTACGTCGAGCATGATGCGACGTTTTCGCCCGATCTGCGCCAGGAGATGATCGGCAAGTCGAACGGCCGCACGACCTTCCCGCAGATTTTCATCGGCAGTGAGCATGTCGGCGGTTGCGACGATCTCTTCGCGCTTGATCGCGCCGGCAAGCTCGATCCGATGCTGGCGGCCTGA
- a CDS encoding carbon-nitrogen hydrolase family protein, with translation MVFKAAAVQMCSGVDPARNAVSMARLVREAAAQGATYVQTPEMTGMLQRDRAAAKAVLRGEADDIIVRTASELAAELGIHMHVGSTAIALDDGKMANRGFLFGPDGKVLNRYDKIHMFDVDLDNGESWRESAAYRPGSEARVVSLPFVEMGFTICYDVRFPALFRAQAVAGAEVMTVPAAFTRQTGEAHWEILLRARAIENGVFVIAAAQAGVHEDGRETFGHSMIIDPWGRVLTSAGGTGEAVILAEIDLAAVKAAHDKIPNLKNGREFSIEKIPGAVKGGVAA, from the coding sequence ATGGTCTTCAAGGCAGCAGCCGTTCAGATGTGCTCAGGCGTCGATCCGGCGCGCAATGCCGTGTCGATGGCGCGGCTTGTCCGCGAGGCCGCCGCTCAGGGCGCGACCTATGTCCAGACGCCCGAAATGACCGGGATGCTGCAGCGTGACCGCGCGGCTGCCAAAGCGGTGTTGCGCGGTGAAGCCGACGATATCATCGTGCGGACCGCTTCGGAGCTTGCGGCCGAGCTCGGCATCCATATGCATGTCGGCTCGACGGCGATCGCGCTCGACGATGGCAAGATGGCCAATCGCGGCTTTTTATTCGGCCCCGATGGCAAGGTCCTGAACCGCTACGACAAGATCCACATGTTCGATGTGGATCTAGACAACGGCGAGAGCTGGCGTGAAAGCGCCGCCTACCGGCCTGGCTCGGAAGCCCGTGTCGTGTCGCTGCCATTTGTGGAGATGGGTTTCACCATCTGCTACGACGTCCGTTTCCCGGCGCTTTTCCGGGCACAGGCGGTTGCCGGTGCCGAAGTGATGACGGTTCCTGCCGCCTTCACGAGGCAGACCGGCGAAGCGCATTGGGAAATCCTGCTGAGGGCCCGCGCCATCGAGAACGGCGTCTTCGTTATCGCAGCCGCGCAGGCCGGCGTGCATGAGGACGGGCGCGAGACCTTCGGTCATTCGATGATCATTGATCCCTGGGGCCGGGTTCTGACATCTGCCGGGGGCACCGGCGAGGCCGTTATTCTGGCGGAGATCGATCTGGCTGCCGTGAAAGCTGCGCATGACAAGATCCCGAACCTGAAGAACGGCCGGGAATTCTCGATCGAGAAGATACCGGGGGCGGTGAAGGGAGGCGTTGCCGCTTGA
- a CDS encoding DUF1178 family protein, with protein sequence MIRYSLSCENAHEFEGWFSESADFDRQVASGFLTCPVCHSGSISKVLMAPSVSTARKKDEIKTVAMDAMRREAFQKLKDAVAQVKANSEDVGTRFPEEARKIHYGEADARGIIGQATANEAQELIEEGIEIAALPVLPDDVN encoded by the coding sequence TTGATCCGCTATTCCCTCAGTTGCGAGAATGCCCACGAGTTCGAAGGCTGGTTTTCCGAGAGCGCCGATTTCGATAGGCAGGTAGCGTCCGGTTTCCTGACCTGCCCCGTCTGCCATTCGGGCTCGATCTCGAAGGTGCTCATGGCGCCGTCCGTCTCCACCGCACGCAAGAAGGACGAGATCAAGACCGTCGCCATGGACGCGATGCGCCGTGAGGCATTTCAGAAGCTCAAGGATGCCGTTGCTCAGGTGAAGGCGAATTCCGAGGATGTCGGGACGCGATTTCCTGAGGAGGCGCGTAAGATCCACTACGGCGAAGCCGATGCGCGCGGCATTATCGGCCAGGCAACGGCCAACGAGGCCCAGGAGCTGATCGAGGAGGGCATCGAGATCGCTGCCCTGCCCGTCCTACCTGACGATGTGAACTGA
- a CDS encoding DUF3291 domain-containing protein, with product MQSARLAFYNFGLHVAPADSEAVRGFMLREPANFEAATRAQGFLGRSGYPGVPGTRSWGVQVFPRYIEGSGFTTAPSSLSLWADIESLMAFSYNGVHADALKNARAWNARQSWPPLVLWWVSATHRPDWQEGASRLEYLDDHGPSAHAFNFKQPYGPDGEEITIDRERVKEVAAQNATRQQDLLELVSKLKV from the coding sequence ATGCAGTCCGCGCGCCTCGCCTTTTACAATTTCGGGCTTCATGTGGCGCCGGCTGATAGTGAGGCGGTTCGCGGCTTCATGCTGCGCGAACCCGCAAATTTCGAAGCAGCGACGCGAGCGCAGGGCTTCCTGGGGCGTTCGGGTTATCCGGGCGTACCCGGTACGCGAAGCTGGGGCGTTCAGGTTTTTCCGAGATATATCGAAGGCAGCGGCTTCACCACCGCGCCGTCCTCATTGTCGCTCTGGGCCGATATCGAGTCCTTGATGGCCTTCAGCTATAACGGCGTGCATGCCGACGCGTTGAAGAATGCCCGGGCCTGGAATGCCCGGCAGAGCTGGCCGCCGCTGGTTTTGTGGTGGGTCTCGGCCACCCATCGGCCAGACTGGCAGGAGGGCGCCTCGCGGCTTGAATATCTCGACGATCACGGACCGAGCGCGCATGCGTTCAACTTCAAGCAGCCTTATGGTCCTGACGGCGAGGAAATCACCATCGACCGCGAACGGGTGAAGGAGGTTGCTGCCCAAAACGCCACGCGCCAGCAGGATCTCTTGGAACTCGTGAGTAAATTGAAGGTCTGA
- the ubiG gene encoding bifunctional 2-polyprenyl-6-hydroxyphenol methylase/3-demethylubiquinol 3-O-methyltransferase UbiG: MSEAAKSTIDQSEVDRFSAMAAEWWSPTGKFKPLHKFNPVRLTYIRDKAAENFGLDPKSPKPLEGLRVLDIGCGGGLLSEPVARMGATVVGADPSEKNIGIASTHAKASGVSVDYRPVTAEQLAEAGETFDIVLNMEVVEHVADVEFFMSTCSRMVRPGGMMFVATINRTMKAAALAIFAAENILRWLPRGTHQYEKLVRPEELEAPMTASGLEVIDRTGVFFNPLANQWNLSKDMDVNYMLLAKRPA; this comes from the coding sequence ATGAGCGAAGCCGCAAAGAGCACGATCGACCAGAGCGAAGTGGACCGCTTCTCGGCGATGGCGGCTGAGTGGTGGAGCCCGACCGGCAAGTTCAAGCCGCTGCACAAGTTCAACCCGGTGCGGCTGACCTATATCCGCGACAAGGCAGCCGAGAATTTCGGGCTCGACCCGAAAAGCCCGAAGCCGCTGGAAGGCCTGCGCGTCCTCGACATCGGCTGCGGCGGCGGCCTGCTGTCCGAGCCGGTTGCGCGGATGGGCGCCACCGTCGTCGGCGCCGACCCCTCCGAAAAGAATATCGGCATCGCCTCCACCCATGCGAAGGCGTCGGGCGTTTCCGTCGATTACCGTCCTGTCACGGCCGAACAGCTCGCCGAAGCCGGCGAGACCTTCGATATCGTCCTGAACATGGAAGTCGTTGAGCACGTCGCCGACGTCGAATTCTTCATGTCGACCTGCTCCAGGATGGTCCGCCCCGGCGGCATGATGTTCGTCGCCACCATCAACCGCACGATGAAGGCCGCCGCGCTCGCGATCTTCGCGGCCGAAAACATCCTGCGCTGGCTGCCGCGCGGCACGCATCAATATGAAAAGCTGGTTCGTCCCGAAGAACTGGAAGCGCCGATGACCGCCTCTGGCCTCGAAGTCATCGACCGCACCGGCGTCTTCTTCAATCCTCTGGCCAACCAATGGAATCTGTCGAAGGACATGGACGTGAATTACATGCTGCTAGCAAAGCGCCCGGCCTGA
- a CDS encoding amidase, with amino-acid sequence MTKNAAEQSASHPLDLPATEIARGIREGRFSSVSVVAESIRRARAVNSTLNPFTVIREEQALEAAQAADRSAARGEATAPLHGVPFAAKDMTPTKGDLTTLGSWTQGDRIPDETALVVRRLQDAGGILMGKTTTPEFAYASFTHSPRWGITRNPWNPECTSGGSSGGSAVAVATGVVPFAEGTDMGGSVRIPAALSGTVGLKASIGRIPMTILPSVFDNISHFGPLARTVGDAVSFMEATCGPSDEDISSLPVGFVSHVARNGSLAGKRFALSVDLGYYQVEPEVERLVRQAADELRRAGATVDEVPMQWTRAVNDEWFDLWCVFMSGFFGETIETYRDKMDPAVVSMIDRGLAMNATAYKRVELLRTRMWRDMAALFENYDALLCPTCAVTAPLVTECDDDYVATGPDGRFVGLDMTCPFNMLPQLPALSLPVGLASNGLPVGLQIVGRRFADENVLSMAAALEARLSVPRLPAP; translated from the coding sequence ATGACCAAGAACGCGGCCGAACAATCCGCCTCCCATCCGCTCGACCTCCCGGCAACGGAGATCGCCCGCGGCATTCGCGAAGGGCGTTTCTCGTCGGTATCAGTCGTTGCCGAATCCATCCGACGCGCCAGGGCCGTCAATTCGACCCTCAACCCTTTCACGGTGATCCGCGAGGAACAGGCGCTGGAAGCCGCCCAGGCCGCGGACCGTAGCGCAGCGCGCGGCGAAGCGACAGCCCCCCTTCACGGCGTCCCCTTCGCTGCCAAGGACATGACCCCCACCAAGGGAGACCTGACGACCCTCGGCTCCTGGACCCAGGGTGACCGGATCCCCGACGAGACCGCCCTCGTCGTCCGCCGTCTCCAGGATGCCGGCGGCATCCTCATGGGCAAGACGACGACCCCGGAATTCGCCTATGCCAGCTTCACCCATAGCCCGCGCTGGGGCATCACCCGCAACCCATGGAACCCGGAGTGCACCTCCGGCGGCTCCTCCGGCGGCTCTGCCGTTGCAGTCGCAACCGGCGTCGTGCCCTTCGCCGAGGGTACGGATATGGGCGGCTCGGTCCGCATACCCGCGGCCTTGAGCGGCACGGTCGGCCTCAAGGCCAGCATCGGCCGCATCCCGATGACCATCCTGCCGAGCGTCTTCGATAACATCTCGCATTTCGGCCCGCTCGCCCGCACCGTCGGCGATGCCGTCTCCTTCATGGAAGCGACCTGCGGACCGAGCGACGAGGACATCTCGTCGCTGCCTGTTGGCTTCGTCTCGCACGTTGCCCGCAACGGCAGCCTCGCAGGCAAGCGCTTCGCCCTGTCGGTCGATCTCGGCTATTATCAGGTCGAACCCGAAGTCGAACGGCTTGTCCGCCAGGCGGCCGACGAGCTGCGCCGCGCCGGGGCAACGGTCGATGAAGTGCCTATGCAATGGACACGCGCCGTCAACGACGAATGGTTCGACCTCTGGTGCGTCTTCATGTCCGGCTTCTTCGGTGAGACGATCGAGACCTATCGCGACAAGATGGATCCGGCCGTCGTTTCGATGATCGATCGCGGGCTGGCGATGAACGCCACCGCCTACAAGCGCGTCGAGCTGCTGCGCACCCGCATGTGGCGCGACATGGCCGCCCTCTTTGAAAATTACGACGCACTGCTCTGCCCGACCTGCGCCGTTACCGCCCCGCTGGTCACCGAATGCGATGACGATTATGTCGCGACCGGCCCGGATGGTCGCTTCGTCGGTCTCGACATGACCTGTCCCTTCAACATGCTGCCGCAGCTTCCCGCCCTGTCGCTTCCCGTCGGCCTCGCATCGAACGGCCTGCCCGTCGGCCTGCAGATCGTCGGCCGCCGCTTTGCGGATGAAAACGTGCTGTCGATGGCTGCGGCCCTGGAGGCGCGGCTCTCTGTCCCGCGGCTTCCCGCCCCTTGA
- a CDS encoding helix-turn-helix transcriptional regulator — MNSVSRPTSQMPSFDVWNAALAQAANAIGSRAFPDALAAALRLLAPFQMMNGFIYSPDGHAFDLYNEKIVAERSLIVDRYLAGAFVLDPFYDAIRADGGARMIVMREIAPDDFAQTEYFRLHYATTEIIDEIGFVLALETGYIAVLSLSRTGNAALFSEEDLQRLRSAALLVCALGSRHWFHVSGLSLEIKNATPAARIEHPLLTKRELEIVTLILKGHSNLSLAAVLELSPNTVKVHRRQIYSKLNISSQAELFRLFLA, encoded by the coding sequence ATGAATTCCGTTTCGAGACCAACTTCCCAGATGCCGTCCTTCGACGTCTGGAATGCTGCTCTCGCGCAGGCTGCGAACGCCATCGGTTCGCGGGCCTTTCCGGATGCGCTTGCCGCAGCGCTCAGGCTGCTGGCGCCGTTCCAGATGATGAACGGCTTCATCTATTCGCCCGATGGCCATGCCTTCGATCTCTATAACGAGAAGATCGTTGCCGAGCGGTCGCTGATCGTCGACCGGTATCTGGCAGGTGCCTTCGTGCTCGATCCCTTCTATGACGCGATCCGTGCCGATGGCGGCGCGCGGATGATCGTGATGCGCGAGATCGCGCCCGACGATTTTGCGCAGACCGAATATTTCCGCCTGCACTACGCGACGACCGAGATCATCGACGAGATCGGTTTCGTTCTGGCGCTCGAGACCGGCTATATCGCCGTGCTGTCCCTGTCGCGCACCGGCAATGCGGCGCTGTTTTCCGAAGAGGACCTGCAGCGGCTGCGTTCGGCCGCATTGCTCGTCTGTGCGCTTGGAAGCCGTCACTGGTTTCATGTCTCGGGCTTGTCGCTGGAGATCAAGAATGCCACTCCAGCCGCACGGATCGAACATCCGCTGCTGACCAAGCGTGAACTCGAGATCGTGACGCTGATCCTCAAAGGACATTCCAACCTCTCGCTTGCCGCCGTTCTCGAGCTTTCGCCCAACACCGTGAAGGTGCATCGCCGGCAGATCTACTCGAAACTCAACATTTCCAGCCAGGCCGAACTCTTCCGCCTGTTCCTGGCTTAG
- a CDS encoding APC family permease, translating to MNDTVKLDRTLGLWSVVLFGLAYMTPMIVFGTFGALAAASQGTTAMAYLVAAAAILLTAISYGVMARVYPVAGSAYTYARRSLSPSIGFLVGWAVLLDYFFLPMVIWLIGAAYLTSAFPAIPAYVWIIGFILLTTLVNVVGIAFANRVNFILMLVQLAVLIAFVFLAARYVMAASGPGGLVSATPFFKADVPFSASIAGAAIAAYSFLGFDAVSTLTEETKDAKRTMPRAILITALAGGLIFVVAAYVTQLAHPGMDFVSVDAAASEIAKTIGGDLFVTIFLATLVVAQFTSGLAAQASVGRLLFAMGRDSVLPSSIFGSLHPKWHTPVINLVLVGIVGLLALTMDVTTSTSFINFGAFLAFTAVNISVIALYVKGDQQVKPLGALIGLVIPALAAVCDLFLLWNLDEHAKVLGLIWLVIGVGYLAYLTRFFQSAPPEMDFAE from the coding sequence ATGAATGACACAGTAAAACTCGACCGCACATTGGGCCTCTGGTCCGTTGTGCTTTTTGGTCTGGCCTATATGACGCCGATGATCGTCTTCGGCACTTTCGGCGCACTTGCCGCCGCAAGCCAGGGCACGACTGCCATGGCCTATCTCGTGGCGGCTGCCGCGATCCTGCTCACCGCCATCAGCTACGGCGTCATGGCGCGCGTCTATCCGGTCGCCGGTTCCGCCTACACCTATGCCCGCCGCTCACTGAGCCCGAGCATCGGCTTCCTCGTCGGCTGGGCGGTTCTGCTCGACTATTTCTTCCTGCCGATGGTCATCTGGCTGATCGGCGCGGCCTACCTGACCTCCGCCTTCCCGGCCATCCCGGCCTATGTCTGGATCATCGGCTTCATCTTGCTGACCACGCTGGTCAATGTCGTCGGCATCGCATTCGCAAACCGCGTCAATTTCATCCTGATGCTGGTGCAGCTCGCCGTCCTGATCGCCTTCGTCTTCCTCGCAGCCCGCTATGTCATGGCTGCCAGCGGCCCGGGCGGCCTCGTCTCGGCAACGCCGTTCTTCAAGGCTGACGTGCCCTTCTCGGCATCGATCGCCGGTGCGGCAATCGCCGCCTACTCGTTCCTCGGCTTCGACGCCGTCTCGACGCTGACCGAGGAAACCAAGGATGCCAAGCGCACCATGCCCCGCGCCATCCTGATCACCGCGCTTGCCGGCGGCCTGATCTTCGTCGTCGCTGCCTACGTCACCCAGCTTGCCCATCCGGGCATGGACTTCGTCTCTGTCGATGCCGCTGCCAGCGAAATCGCCAAGACCATCGGCGGCGACCTTTTCGTCACCATCTTCCTTGCAACGCTCGTCGTCGCGCAGTTCACCTCGGGTCTTGCCGCCCAGGCCAGCGTCGGCCGCCTGCTCTTCGCCATGGGACGCGACAGCGTTCTGCCGTCGTCGATCTTCGGCAGCCTGCATCCAAAGTGGCACACGCCGGTGATCAACCTCGTGCTCGTCGGCATCGTCGGCCTGCTGGCGCTGACCATGGACGTGACGACCTCGACCTCCTTCATCAACTTCGGCGCATTCCTCGCCTTCACCGCGGTCAACATCTCGGTCATCGCGCTCTATGTGAAAGGCGACCAGCAGGTGAAGCCGCTCGGCGCGTTGATCGGTCTCGTCATCCCGGCGCTCGCCGCGGTCTGCGATCTCTTCCTGCTCTGGAATCTCGATGAGCATGCCAAGGTTCTCGGCCTGATCTGGCTGGTCATCGGTGTCGGCTATCTCGCCTACCTGACCCGCTTCTTCCAGTCCGCACCTCCCGAAATGGACTTCGCAGAGTAA
- a CDS encoding aspartate kinase: MARIVMKFGGTSVADLDRIKNVARHVKREVDAGHEVAVVVSAMSGKTNELVGWVQNMPKVVGANSPFYDAREYDAVVASGEQVTAGLLAIALQAMDINARSWQGWQIAIRTDNAHGAARIQEIDGADIVKRMGEGQVAVIAGFQGIGPDNRIATLGRGGSDTSAVAVAAALKADRCDIYTDVDGVYTTDPRIVPQARRLKKIAFEEMLEMASLGAKVLQVRSVELAMVHKVRTFVRSSFEDPDAPGMGDFLNPPGTLICDEDEIVEQEVVTGIAYAKDEAQISLRRLADRPGVSAAIFGPLAENHINVDMIVQNISEDGSKTDMTFTVPSGDVDKAIKVLSDNKPAIGYDVVQHESGLVKVSVIGIGMRSHAGVAATAFRALAEKGINIKAITTSEIKISILIDGPYAELAVRTLHSCYGLDKN; this comes from the coding sequence ATGGCACGCATCGTTATGAAATTCGGCGGAACTTCCGTCGCCGATCTGGACCGCATCAAGAACGTTGCCCGCCATGTGAAACGTGAAGTGGACGCGGGCCACGAAGTCGCGGTCGTCGTTTCGGCGATGTCGGGCAAGACCAACGAGCTCGTCGGCTGGGTGCAGAACATGCCGAAGGTCGTCGGCGCCAACTCCCCGTTTTACGATGCACGCGAATATGATGCCGTCGTCGCTTCGGGCGAGCAGGTCACGGCCGGTCTGCTGGCGATCGCGCTGCAGGCGATGGATATCAATGCGCGCTCCTGGCAGGGCTGGCAGATCGCCATCCGCACGGACAACGCCCATGGCGCCGCCCGCATCCAGGAGATCGACGGTGCCGACATCGTCAAGCGCATGGGCGAAGGCCAGGTTGCCGTCATCGCCGGCTTCCAGGGAATCGGCCCGGACAATCGCATTGCGACGCTCGGCCGCGGCGGTTCCGATACGTCGGCCGTTGCCGTTGCCGCGGCGCTGAAGGCTGACCGCTGCGACATCTATACCGATGTCGACGGCGTCTACACGACCGACCCGCGCATCGTGCCGCAGGCGCGCCGCCTGAAGAAGATCGCCTTCGAAGAAATGCTCGAAATGGCATCGCTCGGCGCCAAGGTTCTGCAGGTCCGCTCGGTGGAACTTGCCATGGTGCACAAGGTTCGTACCTTCGTGCGCTCCTCTTTCGAAGATCCCGATGCTCCGGGCATGGGTGACTTCTTGAATCCGCCCGGAACGCTGATTTGTGACGAGGATGAAATCGTGGAACAGGAAGTAGTCACCGGCATCGCCTATGCCAAGGATGAGGCTCAGATCTCGCTTCGCCGTCTTGCCGACCGGCCGGGTGTTTCCGCCGCGATCTTCGGACCGCTGGCCGAGAACCACATCAATGTCGACATGATCGTCCAGAACATCTCTGAAGACGGCTCGAAGACCGACATGACGTTCACGGTTCCGTCGGGCGATGTCGACAAGGCGATCAAGGTCCTGTCCGACAACAAGCCGGCGATCGGCTACGATGTCGTGCAGCACGAATCGGGCCTGGTGAAAGTATCGGTTATCGGCATCGGCATGCGTTCGCACGCTGGCGTTGCAGCGACGGCCTTCCGCGCGCTCGCGGAAAAGGGTATCAACATCAAGGCGATCACCACGTCGGAGATCAAGATTTCGATCCTGATCGACGGCCCGTATGCGGAACTCGCTGTCAGAACTTTGCATTCCTGCTACGGTCTCGATAAGAATTGA
- the ptsP gene encoding phosphoenolpyruvate--protein phosphotransferase yields the protein MRDLSGGPRVLLKRLRELMAEPLEPQERLDRIVRQIASNMVAEVCSVYVLRADGVLELYATEGLNKEAVHLSQLKMGQGLVGTIAASAQPLNLSDAQSHPAFRYLPETGEEIYHSFLGVPILRTGRSLGVLVVQNKASRNYRDEELEALETTAMVLAEMIATGELKKITKPGLELDLTRSVTIDGDTYNEGIGLGYVVLHEPRIVVTNLLNEDSEKEIRRLAEAMGSLRLSIDDMLSRRDVSMEGEHREVLETYRMFAHDQGWVRKLEEAIRNGLTAEAAVEKVQSDTKARMMRLTDPYLRERMHDFEDLANRLLRQLTGYTGRTTADGFPNDAIIFARAMGAAELLDYPRANVRGLVLEEGAVTSHVVIVARAMGIPVIGQVAGVVALAENGDAAIVDGDEAHVHLRPMQDLQRSYEEKVRFRARRQEQFRALRAVEPLTKDGKRIALQMNAGLLVDLPQLAESGAEGIGLFRTELQFMIASTMPKAEEQEAFYRNVLKQAAGRPVTFRTLDIGGDKVVPYFRGHEEENPALGWRAIRLSLDRPGLLRTQLRAMLKAAAGTELKIMVPMVTEVSELKAVRELLQKEVQHLSRFGHGLPRKLQFGAMLEVPALLWQLDELMEAADFVSVGSNDLFQFAMAVDRGNARVSDRFDTLGRPFLRILRDITRAGERNNTTVTLCGELAGKPISAMALMGIGFRSVSMSPASIGPVKAMLLGLDVTALAKVMDEALDDTHGTETMRDILVRFASSHNIPL from the coding sequence ATGAGAGACCTGTCCGGCGGTCCGCGCGTACTGCTCAAGCGGTTGCGCGAGTTGATGGCGGAGCCGCTGGAGCCGCAGGAGCGACTCGACCGGATCGTGCGCCAGATTGCCAGCAACATGGTGGCGGAGGTCTGCTCCGTTTACGTGCTGCGCGCCGACGGCGTCCTCGAGCTTTACGCAACCGAAGGTCTGAACAAGGAAGCCGTCCACCTTTCGCAATTGAAGATGGGACAGGGTCTCGTCGGTACGATTGCCGCTTCCGCGCAGCCGCTCAATCTTTCCGATGCGCAATCGCATCCGGCCTTCCGCTATCTGCCGGAAACCGGCGAAGAAATCTATCACTCCTTCCTCGGCGTGCCGATCCTGCGCACGGGCCGCTCGCTCGGCGTTCTCGTCGTCCAGAACAAGGCGAGCCGCAACTATCGCGACGAAGAGCTTGAAGCGCTCGAGACGACGGCGATGGTGCTCGCCGAGATGATCGCCACCGGCGAGCTCAAGAAGATCACCAAGCCCGGCCTCGAACTCGACCTGACGCGTTCCGTCACCATCGACGGCGACACCTATAATGAAGGTATCGGTCTCGGTTACGTCGTGCTGCACGAGCCGCGCATCGTCGTCACCAACCTGCTGAACGAGGACTCGGAAAAGGAAATCCGCCGCCTCGCCGAAGCCATGGGTTCGCTGCGGCTGTCGATCGACGACATGCTGTCGCGCCGTGACGTGTCGATGGAAGGCGAGCATCGCGAGGTTCTCGAGACCTACCGCATGTTCGCCCACGACCAGGGCTGGGTGCGCAAGCTGGAAGAGGCGATCCGCAACGGCCTGACGGCGGAAGCCGCGGTCGAGAAGGTTCAGTCGGACACCAAGGCGCGGATGATGCGCCTCACCGACCCGTATCTGCGCGAGCGGATGCATGATTTCGAAGACCTGGCAAACCGCCTGCTGCGGCAGCTGACCGGCTATACCGGCCGCACCACCGCCGATGGCTTCCCGAACGATGCGATCATCTTTGCGCGCGCCATGGGCGCTGCCGAGCTGCTCGATTATCCGCGCGCCAATGTTCGCGGTCTCGTGCTTGAGGAAGGCGCTGTCACCAGCCACGTCGTCATCGTTGCGCGTGCCATGGGCATTCCGGTTATTGGTCAGGTTGCCGGTGTCGTGGCGCTTGCCGAAAATGGTGATGCGGCGATCGTCGATGGTGATGAGGCGCATGTCCATCTGCGGCCGATGCAGGATTTGCAGCGCTCCTACGAGGAAAAGGTCCGCTTCCGAGCCCGCCGTCAGGAGCAGTTCCGCGCGCTTCGTGCTGTCGAGCCGCTCACCAAGGATGGCAAGCGGATTGCGCTGCAGATGAATGCCGGCCTGCTGGTCGACCTGCCGCAGCTCGCCGAATCCGGCGCTGAAGGCATTGGTCTGTTCCGCACCGAGCTGCAGTTCATGATCGCCTCGACCATGCCGAAGGCCGAGGAGCAAGAAGCCTTTTACCGCAACGTGCTGAAGCAGGCGGCAGGACGCCCCGTGACCTTCCGTACGCTCGATATCGGCGGCGACAAGGTCGTTCCGTACTTCCGCGGGCACGAGGAAGAAAATCCGGCGCTCGGATGGCGCGCGATCCGCCTGTCGCTCGACCGGCCGGGTCTCTTACGCACGCAACTGCGCGCCATGCTGAAGGCCGCTGCCGGCACCGAGCTGAAGATCATGGTGCCAATGGTGACCGAGGTTTCGGAGCTGAAGGCGGTCCGCGAGCTCCTGCAGAAGGAAGTGCAGCACCTCTCGCGCTTCGGCCACGGCCTGCCGCGCAAGCTGCAGTTTGGCGCGATGCTCGAGGTTCCTGCGCTGCTCTGGCAGCTGGACGAATTGATGGAAGCGGCCGATTTCGTTTCGGTGGGTTCCAACGATCTATTCCAGTTTGCGATGGCTGTCGACCGCGGCAATGCGCGGGTGTCTGACCGTTTCGACACGCTTGGCCGTCCGTTCCTGCGGATTCTGCGCGATATCACGCGCGCCGGTGAGCGTAACAATACGACCGTGACGCTCTGCGGCGAGCTCGCCGGCAAGCCGATCTCGGCAATGGCTTTGATGGGGATCGGGTTCCGCTCGGTATCGATGTCGCCGGCCTCTATCGGCCCGGTGAAGGCGATGCTGCTCGGGCTCGACGTGACGGCGCTCGCCAAGGTCATGGACGAGGCGCTCGACGATACGCATGGCACGGAAACGATGCGCGACATTCTTGTCCGCTTCGCCAGCAGCCACAATATTCCCCTTTAG